A stretch of the Ignavibacteriota bacterium genome encodes the following:
- a CDS encoding DUF1858 domain-containing protein: MDTTITTPESITMDTTIEDLVTQFPATAGFLMQYGVRCLRCGEPLWGTLGDAMKEKGITGDRAEAVLAALRKSVVSA; this comes from the coding sequence ATGGACACGACCATCACCACTCCCGAGTCCATCACCATGGACACGACTATCGAAGACCTCGTCACACAATTTCCGGCGACAGCCGGTTTCCTTATGCAGTATGGTGTGCGCTGCCTGCGCTGTGGTGAGCCGCTGTGGGGCACGCTCGGTGATGCCATGAAGGAGAAGGGCATTACCGGGGATCGTGCCGAGGCCGTGCTTGCCGCGCTGCGCAAGAGTGTCGTTTCCGCGTGA
- a CDS encoding 4-phosphoerythronate dehydrogenase: MSLNILADANIPGIAEACAALGTVRLYGMDDGPQLRSLLATADVLLCRSTLRVDADLLAGTPVAFVATATAGVEHVDVAWLRERGIGFASAAGSNALSVAEYVFTALYVLACRQGRKLHDTRIGIVGAGHVGTWVAHLAEKTGMRVILNDPPLEAARGGAQYRPLHEALAADIVTLHVPFTTEGPYATQGMIGDAAFEAMNPTAVFINTARGAVVDTDALLRAHARGRFSGLVFDVYPDEPYADPRLVRAADIATPHIAGHSLDGKMLGTQMVYEALCRFASVQPAWNYLDTLPPASALGRRAIRGGPPVCEIAEALTGCFDIGADDRALRSMSALPKDQARAAFSAYRASYPARRELHSCFIDFTAYSREAARVLAALAQRG, encoded by the coding sequence ATGTCTCTGAATATTCTCGCGGACGCCAACATACCGGGCATCGCCGAGGCCTGCGCTGCTCTCGGGACAGTGCGCTTGTACGGGATGGACGATGGCCCGCAGCTTCGTTCTTTGCTCGCAACAGCCGATGTGCTGCTCTGCCGCTCCACGCTGCGTGTGGATGCCGATCTGCTCGCCGGCACGCCCGTGGCTTTTGTGGCGACAGCCACGGCGGGCGTCGAACATGTGGATGTTGCCTGGCTGCGCGAGCGCGGTATTGGATTCGCGTCCGCCGCGGGGAGCAACGCACTGTCCGTGGCCGAGTATGTCTTTACCGCGCTGTATGTGCTGGCGTGCAGGCAGGGAAGGAAGCTGCACGATACACGTATAGGCATTGTGGGTGCGGGACATGTGGGGACCTGGGTCGCTCATCTCGCAGAGAAAACAGGCATGCGAGTGATCCTGAATGATCCGCCTTTGGAAGCGGCACGGGGAGGGGCACAGTACCGACCGCTGCACGAGGCGCTCGCCGCCGATATCGTGACACTGCATGTGCCGTTCACCACGGAGGGCCCGTACGCGACACAGGGCATGATTGGCGACGCGGCGTTCGAGGCCATGAATCCGACGGCCGTGTTCATCAACACCGCGCGCGGTGCCGTCGTTGACACCGACGCGCTCCTGCGGGCGCACGCGCGCGGCCGTTTCTCCGGACTGGTGTTCGATGTATATCCCGATGAGCCGTACGCGGATCCGCGCCTCGTGCGCGCGGCCGATATCGCCACGCCCCATATCGCGGGCCATTCACTCGACGGAAAAATGCTCGGTACACAAATGGTCTATGAGGCGCTGTGCCGCTTCGCCTCCGTCCAGCCCGCGTGGAATTATCTCGACACGCTGCCGCCTGCCTCGGCACTCGGACGCAGGGCGATACGCGGCGGACCTCCGGTGTGCGAAATCGCGGAGGCACTGACGGGCTGTTTCGACATCGGGGCCGACGACCGCGCGCTGCGCTCGATGTCGGCACTTCCAAAGGACCAGGCACGCGCGGCATTCAGCGCGTACCGGGCCTCGTATCCCGCGCGAAGGGAACTCCACTCGTGTTTCATCGACTTCACCGCGTATTCGCGCGAAGCCGCGCGTGTTCTCGCCGCCCTGGCGCAGCGCGGCTGA
- a CDS encoding DUF1800 domain-containing protein, giving the protein MNRRRFLAGAGLAAAGSGLAARAATGAAADAATAGPDTGGGDPIQRALAERKGSLKGLPEPLALPRRTTAGLEPYTPRAEKPWNRQRAQYLIRRTMFGARKQDVDMALGKTPGEVVDMLLADSALPAAPGSWVTQNYVYDRLADNSDAENRQWLNDLRYWWTGLLVNQEFSIREKMVYFWHDHWSTETQDVIQPHFNYWFLDLFRKNFLGNFKQMVNAVTVSPAMLVYLDGRYNTKSRPNENYARELMELHTLGEGNGYTEDDVKAAARGLTGWTLKDLGALPNGRRQYSPNEAAYIASNHDATDKTFMGRTGNWRETDVIDIIFTERKNEVAHFICRKLYRQFVYEIADETIVDQLSAMLLANNWDLRPVVTTLLKSEHFFETANMGAHITSPLEQYIGAIRTLGISTTALSDIYNTCGTLGLQLLQPPNVKGWPEYRTWITASRLSSRWNATDLLIDESKKTNSKFPLDPIAFITAISTPTDPRKINKDVIELFFVLTLNDYQTEVLFEKFMSGWKDYEWDPTNPGAPDRVRNLLKAALRNNEAQLI; this is encoded by the coding sequence ATGAACAGGAGACGATTTCTCGCAGGCGCGGGTCTCGCGGCTGCAGGCTCAGGACTTGCCGCGCGCGCGGCAACAGGCGCAGCAGCCGACGCGGCGACAGCGGGGCCGGATACTGGCGGCGGCGATCCGATACAGCGCGCGCTGGCCGAACGGAAAGGCAGCTTGAAGGGTCTACCCGAACCGCTCGCACTGCCGCGGCGCACCACCGCCGGATTGGAGCCGTACACGCCTCGCGCGGAAAAACCCTGGAACCGCCAACGTGCACAGTATCTGATTCGACGCACCATGTTCGGCGCGAGGAAACAGGACGTCGACATGGCGCTCGGGAAAACACCCGGCGAAGTCGTCGACATGCTGCTCGCCGACAGCGCGCTGCCCGCAGCTCCCGGCTCCTGGGTCACCCAGAACTACGTGTACGACCGCCTCGCCGACAACTCCGACGCCGAGAACAGGCAGTGGTTGAACGACCTCCGGTATTGGTGGACCGGTCTCCTGGTGAATCAGGAATTTTCCATCCGCGAAAAGATGGTGTACTTCTGGCACGACCACTGGTCCACCGAAACGCAGGATGTGATACAGCCGCATTTCAACTACTGGTTCCTCGATCTATTCCGCAAGAACTTCCTCGGCAATTTCAAGCAGATGGTCAACGCCGTCACCGTATCACCCGCGATGCTGGTGTACCTCGACGGACGCTACAATACCAAGTCGCGGCCCAACGAGAACTACGCGCGCGAGTTGATGGAGCTGCACACACTCGGCGAGGGCAACGGGTACACGGAGGACGACGTTAAGGCGGCGGCGCGTGGCCTCACCGGCTGGACGCTGAAAGATCTCGGCGCGCTCCCGAACGGGCGGCGCCAGTATTCTCCGAACGAGGCGGCGTACATCGCCTCGAATCACGATGCCACGGACAAGACGTTTATGGGCAGGACCGGCAACTGGCGCGAGACCGACGTGATCGATATCATCTTCACGGAAAGAAAAAACGAAGTCGCGCATTTCATCTGCCGCAAGTTGTACCGCCAGTTCGTCTACGAGATCGCCGACGAGACCATTGTCGATCAGCTCTCGGCCATGCTCCTTGCAAACAACTGGGATCTGCGCCCCGTCGTGACCACGCTGCTCAAAAGCGAACACTTCTTCGAGACAGCAAACATGGGTGCGCACATCACCTCGCCGCTCGAGCAGTACATCGGCGCGATCCGTACACTCGGCATCAGCACCACCGCCTTGTCCGATATCTACAACACCTGCGGCACGCTCGGTCTGCAGCTCCTGCAGCCGCCCAACGTGAAGGGCTGGCCCGAGTACCGGACCTGGATCACCGCGAGCCGTCTGTCCAGCAGATGGAACGCCACGGATCTGCTGATCGACGAGAGCAAGAAGACAAACTCGAAATTCCCGCTCGATCCCATCGCCTTCATCACGGCGATATCCACACCGACGGATCCGCGCAAGATCAACAAGGATGTGATCGAACTGTTCTTTGTCCTGACGCTGAACGACTATCAGACCGAGGTGCTCTTCGAAAAGTTCATGAGCGGATGGAAGGATTACGAATGGGATCCCACCAATCCGGGCGCTCCCGACCGCGTGCGGAATCTGCTCAAGGCCGCGCTGCGCAACAACGAAGCACAACTCATCTGA
- a CDS encoding DUF1501 domain-containing protein, producing MKRRSFISTSVAAGLASTALGPVFDPFTARAYGRLNPLARLAAAAGTGRVLVVVQLDGGNDGINTVVPHADPLYAQLRGGLAITDSLRINDTLGWNPGMTGVRGMYDAGRVAVVQNVGYPNPNRSHFRATDIWFTASNNTNPPDANTLLYDGWLGRYLDQRYPGYPDTTPAHPMALQIGSTTALLLQGPKYPMGMSVSDPEQFYRIIAGTDISGSEKPDLSTPAGLELDYIQRIAAEAISYAKPVRDIFNAMPNKVTYASGTVANQLKIVARLIGGGLDTPIYIISQRGYDTHADQKPRHQSLLGDLSAGITSFFDDLAAMGVADRVLLMTVSEFGRRAQANNLGSGKEGTDHGTALPVIFAGPTLKPGVYGNNPDLGNLKNGDIVHQFDFKQLYASVLTQWFGAKPAETSLVLKGDFSPLDLFPAPPVGTQSPDTAGFMLEQNYPNPVSLSAAPVTNIGYRTAGGRTSLRVYDMQGKLAATVLDTDVAPGRHEARFDTRALSAGTYVYRLESRGLVETRMLVVSR from the coding sequence ATGAAACGCAGATCCTTCATCAGCACGTCCGTCGCGGCAGGCCTCGCATCCACCGCCCTCGGACCCGTCTTCGATCCCTTCACCGCGCGCGCCTACGGCCGCCTCAATCCCCTCGCGCGCCTCGCGGCTGCCGCCGGCACGGGCCGCGTGCTCGTCGTCGTGCAGCTCGACGGCGGCAACGACGGCATCAACACCGTGGTGCCGCACGCCGATCCGCTGTACGCGCAGTTGCGCGGCGGTCTGGCGATCACCGATTCGCTGCGCATCAACGACACACTCGGATGGAATCCGGGCATGACCGGCGTGCGCGGCATGTACGATGCGGGGCGTGTCGCGGTGGTACAGAACGTGGGATACCCGAATCCCAACCGCTCTCATTTCCGCGCGACCGACATCTGGTTCACCGCGAGCAACAACACCAATCCTCCCGACGCGAACACGCTGTTGTACGACGGATGGCTGGGGCGGTATCTCGACCAGCGTTATCCCGGATATCCCGACACCACACCCGCACATCCGATGGCACTGCAGATCGGATCAACCACCGCGCTGCTGCTGCAGGGTCCGAAATACCCGATGGGCATGTCGGTGAGTGATCCCGAACAGTTCTACCGCATCATCGCGGGCACCGACATCAGCGGATCCGAGAAGCCCGATCTGAGTACGCCCGCCGGCCTGGAACTCGACTACATCCAGCGTATTGCCGCCGAGGCGATCTCGTACGCAAAACCCGTGCGCGACATTTTCAACGCGATGCCGAACAAGGTCACCTACGCGAGCGGCACCGTGGCGAATCAGTTGAAGATCGTCGCGCGCCTGATCGGGGGCGGACTCGACACGCCGATCTACATCATCTCTCAGCGCGGCTACGACACACATGCCGACCAGAAGCCGCGTCACCAGTCGCTGCTCGGCGATCTGAGCGCGGGCATCACCTCGTTCTTCGATGATCTCGCTGCGATGGGTGTGGCTGACCGCGTGCTGCTCATGACCGTGTCGGAATTCGGCCGCCGCGCGCAAGCCAACAATCTCGGCTCGGGCAAGGAAGGCACCGATCACGGAACGGCTCTGCCTGTGATCTTTGCCGGTCCGACATTAAAACCCGGCGTGTATGGCAACAATCCGGATCTCGGCAATCTGAAGAACGGCGACATCGTGCATCAATTCGATTTCAAGCAGCTCTATGCCAGCGTGTTGACGCAGTGGTTCGGCGCAAAACCCGCCGAGACCTCGCTGGTGCTGAAGGGTGACTTCTCGCCGCTAGACCTCTTCCCCGCTCCACCCGTCGGCACACAGTCGCCCGACACCGCGGGCTTCATGCTCGAGCAGAATTATCCCAATCCTGTTTCGTTGTCGGCCGCACCTGTGACGAACATCGGATACCGCACCGCTGGCGGGCGTACCTCACTGCGTGTGTACGACATGCAGGGCAAACTCGCCGCGACCGTTCTCGACACCGACGTCGCGCCCGGCCGTCACGAAGCGCGTTTCGACACACGCGCGCTCAGCGCGGGCACGTATGTGTATCGGCTTGAATCACGTGGTCTCGTTGAGACGAGGATGCTGGTGGTGTCGAGGTAG
- a CDS encoding Rieske (2Fe-2S) protein, translating to MNNDDMQETTRRGFMARIAAIGAGALMGGAMFPQFGQAALQDKKTVLTTVKLAEHEALAEIGGSILIKGTEQGDILVVRAAKDKYTAMSNICPHKECKVKVKSAELIQCPCHKSAYSIEGKYQSGPAKKDLLAFPVALKDGVLTVYAG from the coding sequence ATGAACAACGACGACATGCAGGAAACAACACGGCGCGGCTTTATGGCGCGGATCGCGGCTATCGGCGCCGGAGCGCTGATGGGGGGTGCGATGTTTCCGCAGTTCGGGCAGGCGGCCCTGCAGGACAAAAAGACGGTGCTGACCACGGTGAAACTCGCTGAGCACGAGGCCCTCGCGGAGATCGGCGGCTCGATTCTGATCAAGGGAACGGAACAGGGCGATATTCTGGTCGTGCGCGCGGCGAAGGACAAGTACACGGCGATGAGCAACATCTGCCCGCACAAGGAGTGCAAGGTCAAGGTGAAGAGTGCCGAGTTGATCCAGTGCCCGTGCCATAAATCGGCCTACAGCATCGAGGGCAAATATCAGTCGGGACCCGCAAAGAAAGACCTGCTCGCTTTTCCCGTCGCGCTGAAAGATGGTGTGCTGACGGTTTATGCCGGTTGA
- a CDS encoding TlpA family protein disulfide reductase, producing MIFRPAPILFRALSLFSALILVAGLPACKKAPRTDAVTPVGASAEIGAPAPDFTLLSVEDEKVSLSEFKGKVVMVNFWATWCPPCKKEIPDFMDFQKTYGERGFEILGISLDDDQDAVHTYLTSNPINYFVLFGSPDVAAKYGNIQSIPTTFLVDREGIIRATEVGMMPRSYWEQKIEALL from the coding sequence ATGATTTTCCGACCCGCCCCGATTCTCTTTCGCGCGCTCTCGCTCTTCAGCGCCCTCATCCTCGTTGCCGGACTCCCGGCGTGCAAGAAGGCACCACGAACCGACGCGGTGACCCCCGTGGGCGCATCGGCGGAAATCGGAGCACCTGCTCCGGATTTTACACTGCTCTCCGTCGAAGACGAGAAAGTGTCGCTCTCGGAGTTCAAGGGCAAGGTGGTGATGGTGAATTTCTGGGCCACGTGGTGCCCGCCGTGCAAGAAGGAGATTCCGGACTTCATGGATTTCCAAAAGACGTACGGCGAGCGGGGTTTCGAGATACTCGGCATCTCGCTCGACGACGATCAGGACGCGGTGCACACGTATCTCACCTCGAATCCGATCAACTACTTTGTATTATTCGGATCGCCCGATGTCGCCGCGAAGTACGGCAACATCCAGAGTATTCCGACCACGTTTCTTGTCGACCGCGAAGGCATCATTCGTGCCACCGAAGTCGGCATGATGCCGCGGTCGTATTGGGAACAGAAGATCGAAGCGCTGTTGTAA
- a CDS encoding acyl--CoA ligase, producing MKDDSSAFHLADDGTAARILHARSLPGAPAHEFPNIGSVVTHHCDAHGEKEWLIFYPENGERVVVSYARFGELVRKTAHMLHRFGVRRGDRIATVSFNHPGVVVQYFAAWLLGAAVVPINTGEDDRRIAYVLDHSKAVLAFVRSQYIERLRHLRGELPALRHIIEVGTDVSGTFPSFHDELDSSDPAFAPNETPALDDDALIVYTSGTTGLPKGVVLDQGNLLADACEIARWHGIDATQRMMCVLPLHHVNGTVVTLLTPMVAGASLVLNQKFHTGAFFERIAAERVHVASVVPTLLQFLLHENVETSRLDLSRFRHIICGAGPLTCELADRFETAFGIPIVHGYGLSETTCYSCFLPTDLSPEQHRHWMQDHGFPSIGIPVPCNDMAIHTPEGLDVPEGERGEIVVRGTNVMKYYYGNPEANSATFAHGWFRSGDEGFYRRDTEGRRFFFITGRLKELIIRGGVNLAPLEIDEVINSCPGVRAGIAVGFENDWYGEEVGALVHRSDPDLTAEAVITHCRRYLPFSKTPKVVIFSEDIPVTSTGKYQRNRVKDQFAAWRGTQFKDRS from the coding sequence ATGAAAGACGATTCTTCGGCCTTCCACCTGGCGGACGACGGCACGGCCGCGCGCATCCTCCACGCGCGCTCGCTGCCCGGCGCGCCCGCGCACGAGTTTCCCAACATCGGATCCGTCGTAACGCACCACTGCGACGCGCACGGAGAAAAGGAGTGGCTCATCTTTTATCCTGAGAACGGGGAACGGGTGGTCGTATCGTACGCGCGTTTCGGCGAGTTAGTGCGGAAGACGGCGCACATGCTGCACCGTTTCGGCGTGCGCAGGGGCGACCGTATCGCGACGGTGAGCTTCAACCATCCCGGCGTGGTGGTGCAGTACTTCGCCGCATGGCTGCTCGGAGCCGCGGTAGTGCCCATCAACACAGGCGAGGACGACCGCCGCATCGCTTACGTGCTCGACCATTCGAAGGCGGTGCTCGCCTTCGTGCGCTCGCAATACATCGAACGCCTGCGCCACCTGCGCGGCGAACTGCCCGCGCTGCGGCACATCATCGAAGTCGGCACGGATGTGTCCGGCACCTTCCCGTCCTTTCACGACGAACTCGATTCGAGCGATCCCGCCTTTGCGCCGAACGAGACACCCGCGCTCGACGACGATGCGTTGATCGTATACACATCGGGCACGACGGGTCTGCCGAAGGGTGTTGTCCTGGACCAGGGCAACCTGCTCGCCGACGCGTGCGAGATTGCACGCTGGCACGGCATCGATGCAACCCAGCGGATGATGTGTGTTCTGCCGCTGCATCACGTGAACGGGACGGTGGTCACGCTTCTCACACCCATGGTGGCGGGCGCCAGTCTCGTGCTCAATCAGAAATTCCATACCGGCGCGTTCTTCGAACGCATCGCCGCCGAACGCGTGCATGTTGCGAGTGTCGTGCCCACACTGCTGCAGTTCCTGCTGCACGAAAACGTCGAAACATCCCGCCTTGATCTGTCGCGCTTCCGGCACATCATCTGCGGGGCGGGACCTCTTACCTGCGAGTTGGCGGATCGTTTCGAAACAGCCTTCGGCATCCCCATCGTGCACGGCTACGGCCTCTCCGAGACCACCTGCTACTCGTGTTTCCTGCCGACGGATCTTTCACCCGAGCAACACCGGCATTGGATGCAGGATCACGGCTTCCCCTCGATCGGAATACCCGTGCCGTGCAACGACATGGCCATACACACTCCTGAGGGGCTCGACGTGCCCGAGGGCGAACGCGGCGAGATCGTGGTGCGCGGCACCAACGTGATGAAGTATTACTATGGAAACCCAGAAGCCAACAGCGCCACGTTTGCGCATGGCTGGTTCCGCAGCGGCGACGAGGGCTTCTACCGGCGCGATACCGAGGGGCGCCGCTTCTTCTTCATCACCGGACGCCTGAAGGAATTGATCATCCGCGGCGGCGTGAATCTGGCGCCTCTGGAAATCGACGAGGTGATCAACTCCTGCCCGGGCGTGCGCGCGGGCATCGCCGTTGGTTTCGAGAACGACTGGTACGGCGAGGAAGTTGGCGCGCTCGTACACCGGTCCGATCCCGACCTCACTGCCGAGGCCGTCATCACGCACTGCCGTCGCTACCTGCCGTTTTCGAAAACACCGAAAGTTGTGATCTTCTCGGAAGACATTCCCGTCACCTCCACGGGAAAGTACCAGCGGAACAGAGTGAAAGACCAGTTCGCCGCCTGGCGCGGGACGCAGTTTAAGGATAGGAGCTAG
- a CDS encoding Rieske 2Fe-2S domain-containing protein codes for MNNEPRDDARRTFMKRLLGAAGGLVLASGVLPASGCEEVTLKNPTGPVPSTGLSIDNGVLRIDTAADGLSALTGINGYLLVSGLAGLPEKILVIRTSATEASALSEICTHQGCSVSPGSTGVLGSDRLVCPCHGSTFMASNGTVVKGPAASGLKSYPASVSGAIISVVLA; via the coding sequence ATGAACAATGAACCGCGCGATGATGCGCGCCGCACTTTCATGAAGCGCCTGCTCGGCGCGGCCGGAGGCCTGGTTCTCGCGTCGGGTGTGCTGCCCGCAAGCGGCTGCGAAGAAGTGACACTCAAGAATCCCACGGGTCCGGTGCCCTCGACCGGACTCAGCATCGACAACGGCGTGCTGCGCATCGACACCGCGGCCGACGGCCTGTCGGCACTTACGGGTATCAACGGCTACCTGCTGGTGTCCGGCCTCGCCGGACTCCCCGAAAAAATTCTCGTGATCCGCACGAGTGCAACCGAGGCCTCCGCACTGTCGGAGATCTGCACGCATCAGGGATGCTCCGTCAGCCCGGGATCAACGGGCGTACTCGGATCCGATCGCCTTGTCTGTCCATGCCACGGATCCACCTTCATGGCCTCGAACGGTACGGTCGTCAAGGGTCCGGCCGCATCGGGACTCAAGTCCTATCCCGCCAGCGTCAGCGGCGCGATCATCTCGGTGGTGCTCGCATGA
- a CDS encoding valine--tRNA ligase, whose protein sequence is MSNNDTPETIDSAYAASAVEDRWYASWENKKLFHAEAGQGANPYTVVIPPPNITGMLTMGHVLNNTLQDIFIRWHRLDGEQACWIPGTDHAGIATQTVVEKELKKQEGLSRHDLGREEFLKRVWEWRDKYGNIILAQLRKLGVSCDWDRLVFTLDPTLSVAVRESFIRLYRRGLIYRGKRIINWDPVSHTALSDEEVEHREQQGKLYHFRYPLIENGVPSSTKFLVVATTRPETMLGDTAVAVHPDDERYAAYIGTSVMLPLMNREIPVVADEYVDRSFGTGVVKITPAHDPNDFEVGLRHALPQINVMSVDASINENGGVYAGLDRFDARARVVADLEALGLVEKIDEHTHAVGYSYRTHVPVEPYLSDQWFVSMKPLAEPALQVVRDGVVKFHPERWTKVYEHWMTNIRDWTISRQLWWGHRIPVFYCDTCGWQDALHENPGNCPACGAPGVRQDEDVLDTWFSSWLWPFSVHHWPQDSIDLRYFYPTKLLVTGPDIIFFWVARMIMAGLEFMRDVPLADGSPRVEARDLVPFHDVYFTSIIRDEKGRKMSKSLGNSPDPLDVIAEYGADALRFTVVYLAPLGQDVLFSTSKCELGRNFANKIWNAARFLLMNKTAVETRTGWTWRDGAWQAPAGAQELALAPGSMGIEDRWIFSRLHETIAALREAMTRYRVNDASKALYEFVWHDFCDWYIELIKDRLYADDEKLQRVALGRALNVFESMLTLLHPFMPFITEELWHKLEPGRDELSIMDVRLPAYNPAAVDEEADATMSYLQSLVEAVRGIRGEMNVPPSRPCDLVVNCRGEEHRRAILENTHFLERLARIGTVQAGDGLARPRLSASVVVAGDDVFLPLEGLIDITKERARLAKEIDRVEGMLRGIVSKLSNDKFVSSAPADVVEKERAKQANAETTLAKLKANLASLETE, encoded by the coding sequence ATGAGCAATAACGACACACCAGAAACAATCGACAGCGCCTACGCGGCATCCGCCGTGGAAGACCGCTGGTATGCGTCTTGGGAAAACAAAAAGCTGTTCCACGCCGAGGCGGGGCAGGGCGCGAATCCGTACACCGTCGTCATTCCGCCACCGAATATCACCGGCATGCTCACGATGGGGCATGTTCTCAACAACACGTTGCAGGACATTTTTATCCGCTGGCACCGGCTTGACGGCGAGCAGGCCTGCTGGATACCGGGCACCGATCACGCGGGGATAGCGACACAGACCGTGGTCGAGAAGGAACTGAAAAAGCAGGAAGGTCTGAGTCGTCACGATCTGGGCAGGGAAGAATTTTTGAAGCGCGTCTGGGAATGGCGCGACAAATACGGCAACATCATCCTCGCCCAGCTCCGCAAGCTGGGTGTGTCCTGCGATTGGGACCGCCTGGTCTTCACCCTCGATCCCACACTGAGTGTCGCGGTGCGCGAGTCCTTCATACGCCTGTACCGCCGCGGACTCATCTACCGCGGCAAACGCATCATCAACTGGGATCCCGTCTCTCACACGGCGTTGTCGGACGAGGAAGTGGAGCACCGCGAACAGCAGGGCAAACTCTATCACTTCCGATATCCGCTCATCGAAAACGGCGTGCCGAGCAGCACAAAATTTCTTGTTGTTGCCACCACGCGTCCCGAAACCATGCTCGGCGACACCGCCGTGGCGGTGCATCCCGACGATGAGCGGTATGCCGCGTACATAGGCACATCCGTGATGCTGCCGCTGATGAACCGCGAGATTCCGGTAGTGGCCGACGAGTATGTGGACCGCAGCTTCGGGACCGGGGTTGTGAAGATCACCCCCGCGCACGACCCCAACGATTTTGAAGTAGGACTGCGGCACGCGCTCCCGCAGATCAACGTCATGAGTGTCGATGCGTCGATCAACGAAAACGGCGGCGTGTACGCCGGACTCGACCGTTTCGATGCGCGCGCGCGTGTTGTTGCCGACCTCGAGGCCCTCGGCCTCGTCGAAAAAATCGACGAACACACACACGCGGTGGGATACAGCTACCGCACACACGTGCCGGTTGAACCGTATCTGTCGGACCAGTGGTTCGTGAGCATGAAACCGCTCGCCGAACCCGCCCTGCAGGTAGTGCGCGACGGGGTCGTAAAATTCCATCCCGAGAGATGGACCAAAGTGTACGAACATTGGATGACAAACATCCGCGACTGGACCATCTCGCGCCAGCTCTGGTGGGGGCATCGCATCCCGGTGTTTTATTGCGACACCTGCGGATGGCAGGATGCGTTGCACGAAAATCCGGGCAACTGTCCCGCATGCGGCGCGCCCGGTGTGCGGCAGGACGAGGATGTGCTCGATACCTGGTTCTCGTCGTGGCTCTGGCCCTTCAGCGTCCATCACTGGCCGCAGGACAGCATCGATCTGCGGTACTTCTATCCGACGAAGCTGCTGGTCACGGGACCCGACATCATCTTCTTCTGGGTCGCGCGCATGATCATGGCCGGACTCGAATTCATGCGTGACGTGCCCTTGGCCGACGGCTCCCCGCGTGTCGAAGCACGCGACCTCGTGCCCTTCCACGATGTGTATTTCACGAGTATCATCCGTGACGAGAAGGGGCGCAAGATGTCGAAGTCGCTCGGCAACTCGCCCGATCCGCTCGACGTGATCGCTGAGTACGGCGCCGACGCGTTACGTTTCACCGTCGTGTACCTCGCGCCGCTCGGTCAGGACGTGCTCTTCTCCACATCGAAGTGTGAACTCGGGCGGAACTTCGCGAACAAGATCTGGAACGCCGCGCGTTTCCTCCTCATGAACAAGACTGCGGTCGAGACGCGGACGGGTTGGACGTGGCGCGACGGCGCCTGGCAAGCCCCTGCCGGCGCGCAGGAACTGGCGCTCGCCCCGGGCTCGATGGGCATCGAAGACCGCTGGATTTTCAGCCGCCTGCACGAGACCATCGCCGCGCTGCGTGAGGCGATGACGCGGTACCGCGTGAACGACGCATCGAAGGCGCTGTATGAATTCGTGTGGCACGACTTCTGCGACTGGTACATCGAACTGATCAAGGACCGCCTCTACGCGGACGACGAGAAACTGCAGCGTGTGGCTCTCGGTCGCGCGCTGAACGTCTTCGAATCGATGCTCACGCTGCTGCACCCCTTCATGCCGTTCATCACCGAGGAACTCTGGCACAAACTCGAACCCGGACGCGATGAGCTCAGCATCATGGACGTGCGGCTTCCGGCCTACAATCCCGCCGCAGTGGACGAGGAGGCCGACGCCACAATGTCGTATCTGCAGTCGCTTGTCGAGGCCGTGCGCGGCATCCGCGGCGAGATGAATGTGCCACCCTCGCGGCCCTGCGATCTCGTGGTGAACTGCCGCGGCGAGGAGCACCGGCGCGCGATTCTCGAGAACACGCATTTCCTGGAGCGCCTCGCGCGCATCGGCACCGTGCAGGCGGGCGACGGACTCGCGCGGCCGCGGCTCTCCGCCAGCGTGGTTGTCGCGGGCGACGACGTGTTCCTGCCGCTCGAAGGACTGATCGACATCACGAAGGAACGTGCCCGCCTGGCGAAGGAAATCGACCGCGTCGAGGGCATGCTGCGTGGCATTGTTTCGAAACTGTCGAATGACAAGTTTGTATCGTCCGCGCCCGCCGATGTTGTTGAAAAGGAGCGCGCGAAACAGGCCAATGCCGAAACAACTCTTGCGAAACTCAAGGCGAACCTTGCCAGTCTCGAAACGGAATGA